Proteins encoded together in one Colius striatus isolate bColStr4 chromosome 3, bColStr4.1.hap1, whole genome shotgun sequence window:
- the HPSE gene encoding heparanase → MLLLLLVLLPVPAEGWRAVGLRMSLRGSPRGEVSPAFLSLTLDASLARDPRYVALLSNPKLRALARALSPGFLRFGGTETDFLIFDPNKDSTLEEKFLWEIEAKEEACGSRPAFAAVEKLLLAQWPSQEKLILAEHNWKKHRNTTITRNTLDILYSFANCSGFHLIFGLNALLRKDGLQWDSSNAQEILDYCASRKYNISWELGNEPNSFRKKSGIYIDGFQLGQDFICLRQLLSNYTLYQHAKLYGPDVGQPRKHTQRLLRSFLKSGGKVIDSVTWHHYYVNGRSATREDFLSPKVLDTFATAVHKVLEIVGGTVSNKKVWLGETSSAYGGGAPKLSNTYIAGFMWLDKLGLSAKQGIDVVMRQVFFGAGTYHLVDANFEPLPDYWLSLLYKKLVGTKVLQVGLVGADERKLRVYLHCTNALHPKYREGDVTLFVLNLYNVTQRLQLPNYLSSKHVDQYLLLPHGKDRILSRSIELNSRVLRMVDDKTLPELIEKPLGPGSMLGLPAFSYAFYVIKNAKAIACI, encoded by the exons atgctgctgctgctgctcgtgCTGCTGCCGGTGCCGGCGGAGGGGTGGCGGGCGGTGGGGCTGCGGATGAGCCTGCGGGGCAGCCCCCGCGGGGAGGTGAGCCCGGCTTTCCTCTCCCTCACCCTGGACGCCAGCCTGGCCCGGGACCCGCGTTACGTCGCCTTGCTCAG CAATCCCAAACTGCGTGCCTTGGCAAGGGCCCTGTCCCCAGGCTTCCTGAGGTTTGGTGGCACCGAGACAGATTTTCTGATCTTTGATCCCAACAAGGATTcaactttggaagaaaaattccTCTGGGAAATTGAGGCCAAGGAAG AGGCTTGTGGCTCAAGGCCTGCATTTGCTGCTGttgagaagctgctgctggcccagTGGCCCAGCCAGGAGAAGTTGATTCTTGCAGAGCATAATtggaaaaagcacagaaataccACCATTACAA GAAATACGTTGGATATTCTCTACAGCTTTGCAAACTGCTCAGGGTTTCACCTGATCTTTGGGCTTAATGCCTTGCTGCGGAAAGATGGTTTGCAATGGGACAGCTCAAATGCCCAGGAGATACTGGACTATTGTGCCTCACGGAAGTACAACATCTCCTGGGAGCTCGGGAACG AGCCCAATAGCTTCAGGAAGAAATCTGGCATCTACATTGATGGCTTCCAGCTGGGGCAAGATTTTATTTGCCTACGCCAGCTTCTGAGTAACTACACCCTCTATCAGCATGCGAAGCTCTATGGGCCCGATGTTGGGCAGCCCCGAAAGCACACGCAGAGGCTGCTGAGAAG CTTCCTGAAATCAGGAGGGAAGGTGATTGACTCTGTCACGTGGCACCA ttACTATGTGAATGGACGAAGTGCAACGAGGGAGGATTTCTTGAGCCCTAAAGTGCTGGATACCTTTGCCACAGCTGTACACAAAGTCCTGGAG ATTGTTGGTGGGACCGTGTCCAACAAGAAGGTCTGGCTAGGAGAGACGAGCTCTGCCTATGGAGGGGGAGCTCCCAAGCTATCCAACACTTACATCGCTGGCTTTAT gTGGTTGGACAAACTCGGGCTTTCAGCCAAGCAGGGGATTGATGTGGTCATGAGACAGGTTTTCTTTGGGGCAGGGACCTATCACCTGGTGGATGCCAACTTTGAGCCTTTGCCG GACTACTGGCTCTCGCTGCTCTACAAGAAGTTGGTGGGTACCAAGGTGCTGCAGGTCGGCCTGGTGGGAGCTGATGAGAGGAAGCTCCGTGTCTACCTTCACTGCACAAATGCCCTCCA CCCAAAGTACAGAGAAGGAGACGTGACATTGTTTGTCTTAAACCTCTACAACGTTACCCAACGTTTGCAGCTACCAAATTACTTATCAAGCAAGCATGTAGATCAGTACCTCTTACTGCCTCATGGCAAAGATCGTATACTGTCCAG GTCTATTGAGCTGAACAGCCGTGTGCTACGGATGGTGGATGACAAAACACTGCCAGAGCTTATCGAAAAGCCACTTGGTCCTGGCAGTATGCTCGgccttccagctttctcttATGCCTTCTATGTGATAAAAAATGCCAAAGCTATTGCTTGCATTTAA